In Acropora muricata isolate sample 2 chromosome 11, ASM3666990v1, whole genome shotgun sequence, one DNA window encodes the following:
- the LOC136890281 gene encoding neuropeptide SIFamide receptor-like: MSLSGNSTSSFATSNSLNETFSNASTGSSGMSKKEIAILMPIYSISLLAALIGNFLIIVVFYMYKPIQKNINYFVVNMAISDLFTPLTIMPFKIAETLSNGTFLSQLPSSLSEVLCKLCFFLADTSILVSVISLLMISVDRLIAVVFPLQIKLISRKVRLICILMSWVVAISVHTPYLAIFAFKGGCFKEWDVETNNRYIVATFSTFFLIPVCLLIIIYGTITVSLKRGQLERMKMSKRKRSRDHKSNRRIIGVSVAILASFAISIGPLFVLNFIKIFHGQVPPEAKTYPAIEFIIGNLLVHSWGAINPIMCFAFSENYRAGLKHIVCGRSRAGSISFSATKKLTPSTKRTRNSSSNHFSVKGVGGSEQEWLTLAGRTRIVATNKTKVTTSTETEEKF; encoded by the coding sequence ATGAGTTTGTCTGGAAATTCCACTTCATCGTTTGCTACCAGCAACTCCTTAAatgaaacgttttcaaatgCATCTACAGGTAGCTCGGGAATGAGCAAAAAAGAGATAGCAATTTTAATGCCAATCTATTCCATCAGTCTCCTTGCCGCTCTCATTGGAAACTTTTTAATCATCGTCGTCTTTTACATGTACAAGccaattcaaaaaaacattaactatTTCGTTGTCAACATGGCCATCTCCGACCTCTTCACTCCTTTGACAATCATGCCGTTTAAAATTGCAGAGACTCTATCAAATGGTACTTTCCTAAGCCAACTTCCCTCGTCGCTTTCAGAAGTCCTTTGCAAGCTTTGCTTTTTTCTCGCTGATACCTCTATCCTTGTGTCAGTCATAAGTCTTCTGATGATTTCAGTGGATAGGTTGATTGCAGTTGTCTTCCCCTTGCAGATAAAGCTCATCTCGAGGAAGGTGCGTTTAATCTGTATCTTGATGTCATGGGTTGTGGCCATTTCTGTCCATACACCGTACCTTGCCATCTTCGCTTTTAAAGGTGGTTGCTTTAAAGAGTGGGACGTCGAAACCAACAATAGATATATCGTTGCCACGTTCAGCACTTTTTTCTTAATACCGGTGTGCTTGTTGATTATTATATACGGTACCATAACTGTTAGCCTTAAGCGAGGGCAACTTGAAAGGATGAAGATGTCCAAACGTAAGAGATCTCGTGACCACAAAAGTAACAGACGGATAATTGGGGTTTCGGTTGCCATACTAGCTTCTTTTGCCATCTCCATTGgtcctttatttgttttgaaCTTCATCAAAATATTTCATGGACAGGTTCCTCCTGAAGCCAAAACATATCCAGCAATTGAATTCATTATTGGAAATCTCTTGGTTCATTCCTGGGGCGCCATCAATCCTATTATGTGCTTTGCTTTCAGCGAAAACTACCGAGCGGGGCTCAAGCACATTGTCTGTGGCCGATCAAGAGCTGGAAGCATCAGCTTTTCTGCAACCAAAAAACTGACACCATCCACAAAACGCACTAGAAATTCAAGCTCTAACCATTTCAGCGTTAAAGGTGTTGGAGGAAGTGAACAAGAATGGCTTACGCTGGCAGGGAGGACAAGGATCGTAGCCACGAACAAGACAAAAGTTACGACATCAACTGAGACTGAGGAAAAATTTTAG